One window of the Bombyx mori chromosome 20, ASM3026992v2 genome contains the following:
- the LOC101738396 gene encoding guanine nucleotide exchange factor MSS4 homolog gives MAEMENDVSPIETEQREYVEDGKNKLVVQCKFCGSKILDKKSSNYIAQEKDLPLMQQASNNDREVQNETIKEFYHVENMYTFENIGFTHTVDNHKYLSCADCDAGPVGYHDTNTRHSYVAISRIVHSK, from the exons ATGGCTGAAATGGAAAATGATGTATCGCCAATCGAAACGGAGCAAAGGGAATATGTTGAAGACGGAAAAAACAAACTCGTAGTGCAATGCAAATTTTGCGGTTCGAAAATTTTGGATAAGAAATCATCTAATTATATCGCTCAAGAG AAAGATCTGCCACTTATGCAGCAAGCCAGTAACAACGATAGAGAAGTACAGAACGAGACTATAAAGGAATTTTATCATGTCGAGAACATGTATACATTTGAAAATATAGGTTTTACGCACACCGTTGACAATCATAAATATTTGAGTTGTGCAGATTGTGATGCGGGTCCAGTTGGGTACCATGATACAAACACAAGACACAGCTATGTAGCTATATCTAGGATTGTACATTCCaaataa
- the LOC101738533 gene encoding PSME3-interacting protein produces MLIFDIYLSTLVRVVFVSYNIIMSSGFISESEILESRRRRQEEWDKVRTEDQPREAPEEEYDSRPLFQRLEEQRMKKDAEYEEAHKLKNMIRGLDDDEVGFLDLVERTKAKAAQQISIEEQKEMQEFRERVSNLAESEEMTRLRAQLALGKTQTTTTPTQKNKLQGLIVRKRKASEIEEENQKDAPPAKTNGVVSNNVATSKIQADSGIVVGALSVAGVLPGLGHYRSDSSTDTTDSSDDESDKCCKRDLLGRRPEHAESKSRKDESKS; encoded by the exons ATGCtgatatttgatatttatttatcaacatTAGTTCGAGTGGTTTTTgtatcatataatataataatgagtTCAGGATTTATCTCAGAGTCTGAAATTTTGGAATCCAGACGCCGTCGGCAAGAGGAATGGGATAAAGTACGTACAGAAGACCAACCAAGAG AGGCACCCGAAGAGGAGTATGATTCAAGGCCACTGTTTCAACGGCTTGAAGAGCAAAGAATGAAGAAAGATGCTGAATATGAGGAAGCGCATAAACTTA aaaaCATGATCCGTGGTTTGGATGATGATGAGGTGGGCTTCCTGGATCTTGTCGAGAGAACAAAAGCTAAAGCAGCTCAGCAAATTTCCATTGAAGAACAGAAGGAAATGCAAGAATTCAG AGAGCGAGTGTCCAATCTAGCTGAGAGTGAAGAAATGACTCGTCTCCGAGCTCAATTGGCTCTGGGTAAAACTCAAACCACAACAACACCGACACAGAAAAACAAACTGCAAGGG TTGATTGTCAGAAAGCGTAAGGCGAGCGAAATAGAAGAGGAAAATCAGAAAGACGCGCCGCCCGCCAAGACCAACGGAGTGGTTTCGAACaa TGTTGCAACAAGTAAAATTCAAGCGGATTCCGGGATAGTCGTGGGCGCGTTGAGTGTGGCCGGAGTGTTGCCAGGGTTGGGACACTACCGCTCTGATTCATCTACCGATACAACCGATTCTAGTGACGACGAG agcGATAAATGTTGCAAGAGGGACTTGCTGGGACGGCGGCCGGAGCACGCGGAGAGCAAGTCGCGCAAAGACGAATCCAAAAGTTAG